One stretch of Niallia sp. XMNu-256 DNA includes these proteins:
- a CDS encoding succinate dehydrogenase cytochrome b558 subunit, translating to MSANREFFNRRLHSLLGVIPVGIYLTMHLVVNHFATQGEEAYNQAVGFMTNLPFLIFLEIFVIYLPILYHAIYGLYIAFTAKNNVSRYGTFRNWMFVLQRITGVITLIFIVWHVWETRIAAAFGAEVGFDMMADIVSNPAMLWFYIICIVSAVFHFANGLWSFFVSWGITVTPRSQQISTYATMGFFVVLSIIGVRAILAFV from the coding sequence ATGTCAGCGAATCGAGAATTTTTTAACCGCCGACTGCATTCATTACTAGGTGTTATTCCGGTAGGTATATACCTTACCATGCATCTAGTCGTGAATCACTTTGCAACACAAGGAGAGGAGGCCTACAACCAAGCAGTTGGATTTATGACAAATCTTCCATTCCTAATCTTTTTGGAGATCTTTGTTATTTATTTGCCAATCTTATATCATGCGATTTATGGACTTTATATTGCATTTACGGCAAAAAACAATGTAAGCAGATATGGGACTTTCCGAAATTGGATGTTTGTCCTTCAACGGATCACAGGGGTTATTACATTGATCTTTATAGTGTGGCATGTATGGGAAACAAGAATTGCCGCTGCGTTTGGGGCTGAAGTTGGTTTTGATATGATGGCAGATATCGTTTCTAATCCAGCGATGCTTTGGTTTTATATCATTTGTATTGTAAGTGCGGTGTTTCACTTTGCAAATGGTCTATGGTCTTTCTTTGTTAGTTGGGGGATCACTGTAACACCTAGATCACAACAAATCTCCACTTATGCAACGATGGGATTCTTTGTTGTTTTATCAATTATTGGTGTTCGTGCTATTTTAGCTTTCGTA
- the polX gene encoding DNA polymerase/3'-5' exonuclease PolX produces MNIKDVVRLLETIAIYMEIKGENTFKVSAFRKAAQSLETSGYTLEEITDFTSLPGIGKGTASVIEEYMNEGQSTVLNELKEEVPKGLIPLLQIQGLGGKRIAKLYKELQIENAADLELACREHKVQTLAGFGKKTEEKILEALAKAGGKPDRLPLAYMLPIADKIEAVLVEMEHVNQYSRAGSIRRLRETIRDLDFIIATDNPQSVKEQLLKIEGIQEIISSGDTKVSIVLSFEYEVSVDFRLVKPEEFATTLHHFTGSKDHNVRMRQLAKKRGEKISEYGVENVETGEVTTFQSEKEFYAYFDLPLIPPEMREDGTEVEEYNEELDIIKLEDIKGDLHMHTTWSDGAHTIEEMAEACRAKGYQYMAITDHSQYLKVANGLTPERLQKQREEIRRLNEQYDDFTILAGVEMDILPDGTLDYDDELLSSMDFVIASIHSAFSQPKEKIMERLKTALYNANVDLIAHPTGRKIGRRDGYDVDMDLLIQLAKETNTALELNANPNRLDLSAENLRKAQEAGVKIMINTDAHKRETLDHMKIGVSTAKKGWLKKSTVLNTRNKNDLLAFLHERDKGND; encoded by the coding sequence ATGAATATTAAAGATGTGGTTCGGTTATTAGAGACGATCGCAATCTATATGGAGATTAAAGGGGAAAATACCTTTAAAGTATCTGCGTTTCGTAAAGCTGCACAATCACTTGAAACTAGCGGATATACACTAGAGGAAATAACGGACTTTACTAGTTTACCTGGAATTGGTAAAGGCACCGCCTCAGTGATTGAAGAATACATGAATGAAGGCCAATCCACTGTTTTAAACGAATTAAAAGAGGAAGTGCCAAAAGGTCTGATTCCACTTTTACAAATACAAGGATTGGGTGGTAAAAGGATTGCTAAGCTCTACAAAGAATTACAAATTGAGAATGCAGCAGACCTAGAATTAGCTTGCCGAGAGCATAAAGTCCAAACGTTAGCCGGATTTGGCAAAAAAACAGAGGAAAAAATTCTTGAAGCTTTAGCAAAAGCTGGCGGCAAACCAGATCGGCTGCCACTAGCATATATGCTGCCAATCGCAGATAAAATTGAAGCGGTTTTAGTAGAAATGGAGCATGTGAATCAATATTCGAGAGCTGGGAGTATAAGACGACTTAGAGAGACAATAAGGGACTTGGATTTTATTATTGCAACTGACAATCCCCAGTCCGTTAAGGAACAATTGCTGAAAATAGAGGGAATTCAGGAGATTATTTCATCTGGTGATACAAAGGTTTCTATCGTCCTCTCGTTTGAATATGAAGTTTCGGTTGATTTTCGTCTAGTAAAGCCTGAAGAATTTGCAACAACGCTTCACCATTTTACAGGTTCAAAGGACCATAATGTTCGGATGAGACAGCTAGCCAAAAAGCGAGGCGAGAAAATTAGTGAATATGGAGTTGAAAATGTTGAAACAGGAGAAGTAACAACCTTTCAATCGGAAAAGGAGTTCTATGCCTATTTCGACCTTCCACTAATCCCCCCAGAAATGAGAGAGGATGGGACGGAAGTCGAGGAATATAATGAAGAACTTGACATCATAAAGTTAGAAGATATTAAAGGTGATCTCCATATGCATACTACTTGGAGTGACGGGGCCCATACGATTGAGGAAATGGCCGAAGCTTGCCGAGCCAAAGGATATCAGTACATGGCCATCACAGACCATTCTCAATACTTGAAAGTCGCCAATGGCCTAACCCCTGAAAGACTACAGAAACAAAGAGAAGAAATTCGTAGACTTAATGAGCAGTATGATGATTTTACAATTTTAGCTGGAGTTGAAATGGATATTCTTCCAGATGGCACGCTTGATTATGATGATGAACTGTTATCCTCAATGGATTTTGTCATTGCATCGATCCATTCCGCTTTTTCTCAGCCAAAAGAGAAAATAATGGAACGTTTAAAAACAGCCTTGTATAATGCAAATGTAGATTTAATTGCCCATCCAACAGGTAGAAAGATTGGTAGACGTGATGGCTATGATGTGGATATGGATTTATTAATCCAACTAGCTAAAGAAACAAATACTGCATTGGAACTTAACGCCAATCCAAATCGACTTGACCTCTCAGCGGAAAATCTTCGCAAAGCGCAAGAAGCAGGAGTCAAAATTATGATTAATACAGATGCACATAAAAGGGAAACATTGGATCATATGAAAATTGGTGTCTCAACCGCAAAAAAAGGCTGGCTAAAAAAATCAACTGTATTAAATACAAGGAACAAAAATGATCTTCTTGCTTTTTTACATGAGCGAGATAAAGGAAATGATTAA
- a CDS encoding YslB family protein, producing MSEMLEVKEQETLSETVPVFGYELIREVLLPDILGEETPKILYWAGKNLARKYPLKSASEIITFFKQAGWGDLRVVKESKNEQILELSSEMIVNRMKTNGKTTFQLEAGFLAQQYEGQKQVITEAFEHPKKRSAKVQFTIKWDMKDFA from the coding sequence ATGAGTGAAATGTTAGAAGTTAAAGAACAAGAAACCTTATCTGAAACGGTTCCAGTATTTGGGTATGAATTGATAAGAGAGGTACTACTTCCCGATATTTTAGGAGAGGAAACTCCTAAAATATTATATTGGGCAGGTAAGAACCTAGCCCGTAAATATCCATTGAAGTCGGCGTCTGAGATCATCACTTTTTTTAAACAAGCTGGTTGGGGAGACTTAAGAGTAGTTAAAGAGTCGAAAAATGAACAAATATTAGAGCTTTCAAGTGAAATGATTGTTAACCGGATGAAAACGAATGGGAAGACGACTTTTCAATTAGAGGCAGGGTTTTTAGCCCAGCAATATGAAGGGCAAAAACAAGTGATTACCGAAGCATTCGAACATCCAAAAAAACGTTCGGCTAAAGTGCAATTTACAATTAAATGGGACATGAAGGATTTCGCATAA
- a CDS encoding endonuclease MutS2 → MQNRVLKVLEFNKVKEQLLDHVSSSLGRELAENLLPSTDFDEVVKRQEETDEAAKILRIKSNIPLGGIFDIRPHIKRSVIGGMLSSHELMQVASTVHVSRQIKRFVEDFAEENSAIPYLLSYVEQIIVLAELEESIKKAIDDNGEVLDSASETLRHLRNQHRAKEGRVRERLESMIRSSSAQKMLSDAIVTIRNDRFVIPVKQEYRAHYGGIIHDQSSSGQTLFIEPQAIVELNNELQSIRIKEQQEIERILMMLSAQTAEYSSELEIIVRVLGNIDFMFAKARYGSKIKASKPLMNREGRISLVKARHPLIPIDEVVANDITLGKDFTAIVITGPNTGGKTVTIKTVGLCTIMAQSGLQIPALDGSEMAVFGAVHADIGDEQSIEQSLSTFSSHMVNIVDILKNVSFDSLVLFDELGAGTDPQEGAALAISILDEVNRRGARVIATTHYPELKAYGYNREGVVNASVEFDVETLSPTYRLLIGVPGRSNAFEISKRLGLDESVINTARSFVGTDTHQVENMIAALEESKRQAEKELEEAHDLLRNAEKLHKDMQQQMIQYYEKKDSLYEKATKEANAIIEKAKKESEWVIHDLRKMQQEKHAEIKEHELIEAQKRLTEAAPKELKNKQRVVKKKEKHVFHPGDEVKVLSFDQKGTLIDKIGEDSWQVQMGILKMKVEEKDLEFIKTPKLAETKVIASVKGKDFHVSPELDLRGERYENALLRVEKYIDDALLAGYPHVSIIHGKGTGALRQGVQEYLRNHRSVKHIRFGGQAEGGSGVTIAEFK, encoded by the coding sequence GTGCAAAATCGTGTTTTAAAAGTATTGGAATTTAATAAAGTAAAGGAACAGTTGCTAGACCACGTCTCATCTTCATTAGGGAGAGAACTAGCAGAAAACCTACTTCCATCTACTGATTTTGACGAAGTCGTTAAAAGACAGGAAGAAACTGACGAAGCGGCTAAAATATTACGTATCAAATCAAATATTCCATTAGGTGGAATATTTGATATTCGTCCTCATATTAAACGTTCGGTCATTGGTGGGATGTTAAGCTCACACGAACTTATGCAAGTAGCGAGCACTGTTCATGTGAGCCGACAAATTAAACGGTTTGTTGAGGATTTTGCGGAGGAAAATTCAGCAATTCCATACTTACTTTCCTATGTGGAACAAATTATTGTACTGGCTGAATTGGAAGAGAGCATTAAAAAGGCCATTGATGATAACGGCGAGGTTTTAGACAGTGCCAGTGAAACATTGCGACATTTACGCAATCAGCATCGTGCAAAAGAAGGTCGGGTCCGGGAGCGGTTAGAAAGTATGATTCGTTCGTCAAGCGCTCAGAAAATGCTATCTGATGCGATTGTGACGATTCGAAATGATCGATTCGTTATTCCCGTTAAACAAGAATACCGAGCCCACTATGGTGGAATTATTCATGACCAAAGTTCATCAGGGCAAACCTTATTTATTGAACCACAAGCAATTGTTGAATTAAACAATGAACTACAAAGCATTCGGATTAAAGAGCAGCAAGAAATTGAACGGATTTTAATGATGCTTTCTGCGCAAACAGCCGAATACAGCTCTGAGTTGGAAATCATTGTTCGTGTGTTAGGAAACATCGACTTTATGTTTGCTAAGGCCCGATATGGGAGCAAAATTAAGGCCTCTAAACCATTGATGAATAGAGAAGGTCGAATTTCTTTAGTGAAAGCGAGACATCCTTTAATTCCGATTGATGAGGTCGTTGCAAACGATATTACATTAGGAAAAGATTTTACAGCAATTGTTATAACTGGTCCTAACACAGGTGGAAAAACAGTTACGATTAAAACAGTCGGTCTCTGTACAATCATGGCTCAATCAGGGCTACAAATACCTGCATTAGATGGATCAGAGATGGCTGTATTTGGCGCTGTTCATGCGGATATTGGGGATGAGCAATCCATCGAGCAAAGCTTGAGTACCTTTTCCTCCCATATGGTAAATATTGTTGATATTTTAAAAAATGTCAGCTTTGACAGCCTCGTTTTATTTGATGAACTAGGTGCGGGAACAGACCCTCAAGAAGGAGCAGCTTTGGCAATCTCAATATTAGATGAAGTCAATCGCCGTGGTGCAAGAGTGATTGCAACAACTCATTATCCTGAGTTAAAGGCATATGGCTATAATCGGGAAGGTGTGGTCAATGCCAGCGTTGAATTTGATGTAGAAACATTGAGTCCAACGTACCGCTTGTTAATTGGTGTTCCAGGTCGAAGCAATGCTTTTGAAATCTCTAAGCGTCTTGGTTTGGATGAGAGTGTGATCAATACAGCGCGCTCATTTGTTGGTACGGACACTCATCAAGTTGAAAATATGATTGCAGCATTAGAAGAAAGTAAACGCCAAGCTGAGAAAGAGCTGGAAGAAGCCCACGATCTGTTGCGAAATGCGGAAAAACTGCATAAGGATATGCAGCAACAAATGATCCAATACTATGAAAAGAAGGATTCTTTATACGAAAAGGCAACGAAAGAAGCTAATGCCATTATTGAAAAGGCTAAAAAGGAATCCGAATGGGTAATCCATGATTTAAGAAAAATGCAGCAAGAGAAACATGCAGAAATTAAAGAGCATGAATTGATTGAAGCACAAAAACGTTTAACCGAAGCAGCACCAAAAGAGCTTAAAAATAAACAACGAGTCGTAAAGAAAAAGGAAAAGCATGTGTTCCATCCTGGAGACGAAGTGAAGGTATTAAGCTTTGATCAAAAAGGAACGCTTATAGATAAAATAGGGGAAGATTCTTGGCAAGTTCAAATGGGAATTTTAAAAATGAAGGTTGAGGAAAAAGATTTAGAGTTTATTAAAACACCAAAGCTTGCTGAGACAAAAGTGATCGCAAGTGTAAAAGGCAAGGACTTTCATGTTAGTCCTGAATTGGACTTACGCGGAGAAAGATATGAAAATGCCTTGTTACGGGTCGAGAAATATATTGATGATGCCCTTCTTGCAGGCTATCCTCATGTATCGATTATTCATGGAAAAGGAACAGGGGCTTTAAGACAAGGGGTTCAAGAATATTTACGAAATCATCGGTCTGTCAAACATATCCGCTTTGGGGGACAAGCAGAAGGCGGTAGCGGTGTCACCATTGCAGAGTTTAAGTAA
- the trxA gene encoding thioredoxin, which produces MAIVNATDQTFSNETGSGTVLVDFWAPWCGPCKMIAPVLEELDGEIGDKVKIVKVDVDENPESAGKFGVMSIPTLLILKNGEVVDKVIGFQPKEALAERLQQHI; this is translated from the coding sequence ATGGCCATTGTAAATGCAACAGACCAGACTTTTTCAAATGAAACTGGTTCTGGCACAGTATTAGTAGATTTCTGGGCACCATGGTGCGGACCTTGTAAAATGATTGCTCCAGTTCTAGAAGAATTAGATGGAGAAATCGGCGATAAAGTAAAAATTGTAAAAGTGGACGTAGATGAAAATCCTGAATCTGCGGGTAAATTTGGAGTTATGAGTATTCCAACATTACTAATCCTTAAAAACGGTGAAGTAGTAGATAAAGTAATTGGCTTCCAACCAAAAGAAGCTCTTGCAGAACGTTTACAACAACATATCTAA
- the zapA gene encoding cell division protein ZapA produces MSQPSKSRITVDIYGVQYTIIGTESTRHIRQVASIVDEKMREINAMNPSLDTSKLAVLTAINAVNDLIKLQERVEQLEKEIKE; encoded by the coding sequence TTGTCACAGCCTAGCAAAAGCCGGATTACGGTTGACATATATGGTGTTCAATATACAATTATCGGGACCGAAAGCACTCGTCACATTCGACAAGTTGCGTCAATAGTTGATGAGAAAATGCGAGAAATAAACGCTATGAATCCTTCACTCGATACAAGTAAATTAGCTGTCTTAACAGCGATTAATGCTGTAAACGATTTAATTAAATTACAAGAAAGAGTCGAACAGCTTGAAAAGGAAATAAAAGAGTAA
- a CDS encoding AMP-binding protein, protein MESEKPWLQLYPEEIPPHLQYCEQPLHAFLKESASEFPNKVAVHFLGKEYTFQYLYQAAERLAVYLQDIGLVKGDRVAIMLPNVPQAVICFYGVLMAGGIVVQTNPLYTERELQYQMKDSEAKIIITLDILFPRVSKIKSQTSLQHVIVTAIKDFLPFPKNLIYPFIQKKQYGIVVNVKHEGQNHLLNEILKRKKRALLEYEIKFDEDIALIQYTGGTTGWPKGAMLTHKNLVTNGTMCSAWLYKCKKGEEIILGVIPFFHVYGLTTLMVYAIMQANKMVLMPKFDAETTLKTIHKQKPTLFPGAPTIYIALLNHPKLSKYDLSSIDSCLSGSAALPIEVQQKFEDTTGGKLVEGYGLTEASPVTHANFLWGQRVKGSIGVPWPDTDAVIFSLHNEEILPAGEIGEIAVKGPQIMKGYWNHPQETNRIFRDDWLLTGDLGYMDEKGYFYVVDRKKDMIIAGGFNIYPREVEEVLYEHQAIQEVVVAGIPDPYRGETVKAYIVLKEGHHVTEEELDEFSRRHLASYKVPRVYEFRSELPKTVIGKILRRVLIDEEIAKLDEDNKGE, encoded by the coding sequence ATGGAAAGTGAGAAACCATGGCTACAACTATACCCGGAAGAGATTCCGCCACACTTACAATATTGCGAACAACCATTACATGCTTTTTTGAAAGAATCCGCGAGCGAATTCCCTAATAAAGTAGCGGTTCACTTTTTAGGAAAAGAATATACCTTTCAGTATCTTTATCAAGCGGCCGAGCGGCTAGCAGTCTATCTGCAAGATATTGGACTTGTTAAAGGCGATCGAGTCGCAATCATGTTACCAAATGTACCTCAAGCCGTTATTTGTTTTTATGGAGTTTTGATGGCTGGTGGAATCGTCGTACAAACGAATCCGCTTTATACCGAACGAGAACTGCAATATCAAATGAAAGACTCTGAGGCTAAAATCATTATTACATTGGACATTCTATTTCCAAGAGTTTCAAAGATTAAATCCCAAACAAGTTTGCAGCATGTCATTGTAACCGCTATTAAGGATTTTCTCCCCTTCCCAAAAAATCTCATCTATCCATTTATCCAGAAAAAACAATATGGAATCGTTGTTAATGTAAAACATGAAGGTCAAAACCATTTGTTAAACGAAATTTTAAAAAGAAAAAAACGAGCATTATTGGAATATGAGATAAAATTTGACGAAGATATTGCCCTCATCCAATATACAGGTGGAACAACTGGCTGGCCGAAAGGAGCTATGTTAACTCATAAGAATTTAGTAACTAATGGAACGATGTGTTCGGCATGGCTTTACAAATGTAAAAAAGGGGAGGAAATTATTCTTGGTGTCATCCCATTTTTTCATGTATATGGATTAACGACCTTAATGGTCTATGCGATTATGCAAGCTAATAAGATGGTATTAATGCCCAAGTTTGATGCAGAAACCACATTGAAAACCATTCACAAACAAAAACCTACCCTATTTCCAGGTGCCCCAACCATTTATATTGCACTTCTTAATCATCCCAAGTTAAGCAAATATGATTTATCATCCATTGATTCATGTCTAAGCGGCTCAGCAGCCCTACCCATTGAAGTTCAGCAAAAATTTGAAGATACTACCGGTGGAAAACTGGTTGAAGGTTATGGGTTAACAGAAGCATCTCCTGTCACCCATGCTAATTTTTTGTGGGGGCAAAGAGTGAAAGGGAGTATTGGTGTCCCGTGGCCAGATACAGATGCTGTTATATTTTCACTCCATAATGAAGAGATCTTGCCTGCAGGTGAAATTGGAGAAATTGCAGTGAAAGGGCCGCAAATTATGAAAGGTTATTGGAATCACCCACAGGAAACAAACCGAATTTTTCGGGATGATTGGCTGTTAACTGGGGATTTAGGATATATGGATGAAAAAGGTTATTTTTATGTCGTTGATCGGAAAAAAGATATGATTATTGCAGGTGGATTTAATATATATCCTCGTGAGGTTGAAGAAGTTCTATACGAACATCAAGCCATTCAAGAAGTGGTTGTCGCTGGAATTCCAGATCCTTATCGTGGTGAAACCGTTAAAGCCTATATTGTGTTAAAAGAAGGCCATCATGTAACCGAGGAAGAGTTAGATGAATTTTCTAGAAGGCATTTAGCATCCTATAAAGTTCCAAGAGTATATGAATTTCGCAGTGAGTTACCAAAAACAGTCATTGGAAAAATACTGCGGAGAGTTTTAATTGACGAAGAAATAGCAAAATTAGACGAGGACAATAAAGGCGAATAA
- a CDS encoding CvpA family protein — translation MLDLIILIILIFGFLIGLKRGFILQFFHLTGFIIAFIVAYLYYDNLAPKLTLWVPFPNFSGESALSLLLDQVNLEDAYYRAIAFVVIFFAVKIVWQIIGSMLDFIAQIPVLKQLNIWAGGILGFVEVYLILLIVLFIGALLPVESIQVPLTNSILADVIVQHTPVFSNLIRDWWIM, via the coding sequence ATGTTAGATCTGATTATCCTTATCATTTTAATTTTTGGGTTTCTAATCGGTTTAAAAAGAGGCTTTATCCTTCAGTTTTTTCACCTCACCGGTTTTATCATCGCTTTTATTGTAGCGTATCTATATTATGACAACTTGGCACCGAAGCTTACTCTATGGGTACCATTTCCAAACTTTAGTGGGGAATCGGCTTTATCTCTCTTATTGGATCAAGTTAATTTGGAAGATGCCTACTATCGCGCCATTGCCTTTGTCGTGATCTTTTTTGCTGTAAAAATCGTCTGGCAAATCATTGGTAGTATGCTAGACTTCATTGCGCAAATTCCGGTTTTGAAACAACTAAATATTTGGGCTGGAGGAATTCTAGGATTTGTTGAAGTCTATTTAATTCTGCTTATTGTATTATTTATTGGAGCTCTACTACCAGTTGAAAGTATCCAAGTCCCATTGACGAATTCAATTCTTGCGGATGTAATCGTACAACATACACCGGTTTTTTCTAATCTCATTCGAGATTGGTGGATTATGTGA
- the uvrC gene encoding excinuclease ABC subunit UvrC, whose amino-acid sequence MNDIIKNKLILLPDQPGCYLMKDRQGTIIYVGKAKILKNRVRSYFTGSHDGKTLRLVNEIENFEYIVTSSEIEALILEMNLIKKYDPKYNVMLKDDKSYPFIKLTSEKHPRLITTRKVKKDKGKYFGPYPNVHSANETKKLLDRIYPLRKCSTLPDRVCLYYHLDQCLAPCVNVVKQEEYQKIVDEITRFLNGGYKEIKNELSERMTAAAEELDFERAKEYRDRIAHIEATMEKQKMTANDFTDRDVFGYAYDKGWMCVQVFFIRQGKLIERDVSMFPLYKEPEEEMLTFLGQFYAKENHFKPKEVLVPDTISVDLAEQLLQVKVLKPQRGQKKDLVKLAGKNASIALQEKFSLIERDEERTIKAVERLGEEMGIYTPHRIEAFDNSNIQGTDPVSAMIVFIDGKPEKREYRKYKIKTVQGPDDYESMREVVRRRYSRVLKEGLPLADLIIVDGGKGHIEAVRDVLENELGLEVPIAGLAKDEKHRTSQLLFGDPLETVPLARNSQEFYLLQRIQDEVHRFAITFHRQLRGKSAFQSILDEVPGIGEKRKKMLLKHFGSVKKLKEANAEELHAAGLPKKVAEELIDKLKE is encoded by the coding sequence ATGAACGATATTATTAAGAATAAACTAATCCTTTTGCCAGACCAGCCTGGGTGTTACTTAATGAAGGATAGGCAGGGCACGATCATTTATGTAGGAAAAGCCAAAATACTTAAGAACCGAGTCCGATCTTATTTTACAGGCTCCCATGATGGAAAAACACTTAGACTTGTTAATGAGATAGAGAACTTTGAATATATTGTTACCTCATCTGAAATTGAAGCCCTTATCTTAGAAATGAATTTGATCAAAAAGTATGATCCAAAATATAATGTGATGTTAAAGGATGATAAAAGCTACCCCTTTATTAAATTAACATCAGAAAAACACCCAAGATTGATTACAACACGGAAGGTTAAAAAGGATAAAGGCAAATATTTTGGACCTTATCCAAACGTTCATTCTGCAAATGAAACGAAAAAATTATTAGATCGAATTTATCCACTTAGAAAATGTTCAACCCTTCCTGATCGCGTTTGTTTGTATTATCACCTCGATCAATGTTTAGCCCCTTGTGTCAATGTAGTGAAACAAGAAGAATATCAAAAAATTGTTGACGAAATTACCCGTTTTTTAAACGGTGGATATAAAGAAATCAAAAACGAATTGTCCGAAAGAATGACCGCTGCGGCTGAAGAGCTTGACTTTGAGCGGGCAAAAGAATATCGGGATCGAATTGCTCATATTGAAGCAACAATGGAAAAACAAAAAATGACCGCAAATGACTTTACGGATCGGGACGTATTTGGCTACGCCTATGACAAAGGCTGGATGTGTGTCCAAGTCTTCTTCATACGGCAAGGAAAGCTCATTGAACGGGATGTTTCGATGTTCCCTCTTTACAAAGAGCCAGAGGAGGAAATGTTGACGTTTCTCGGTCAATTTTATGCAAAAGAGAACCATTTTAAACCTAAAGAAGTGCTAGTTCCTGATACGATTTCTGTTGATTTGGCTGAACAACTTTTGCAAGTAAAGGTTCTGAAGCCACAGCGAGGACAAAAAAAGGACCTTGTCAAACTAGCAGGGAAAAATGCTAGCATTGCTTTACAGGAAAAATTCTCTCTCATTGAACGGGATGAAGAACGGACGATTAAAGCTGTTGAACGACTAGGTGAAGAAATGGGAATTTATACGCCACACCGAATTGAAGCTTTCGACAACTCCAACATTCAAGGAACAGATCCTGTATCAGCCATGATTGTTTTTATTGACGGTAAACCAGAGAAGCGAGAGTACCGTAAGTATAAAATTAAAACGGTTCAAGGCCCGGACGATTACGAATCAATGCGTGAAGTGGTCAGGAGAAGATATAGTCGTGTACTAAAAGAGGGTCTGCCATTGGCAGATTTAATTATTGTTGATGGCGGGAAAGGTCATATTGAAGCGGTTAGAGATGTGCTTGAAAATGAATTAGGGCTTGAAGTCCCAATTGCAGGGCTTGCTAAAGATGAAAAACACAGAACTTCGCAATTATTATTTGGCGATCCGCTCGAAACTGTGCCACTCGCACGTAATAGCCAAGAATTTTATTTATTGCAAAGAATCCAAGACGAAGTTCACCGCTTTGCCATTACTTTCCACCGACAGTTAAGAGGAAAATCAGCTTTTCAATCGATTCTTGATGAAGTTCCGGGAATTGGTGAAAAGCGAAAGAAAATGTTGTTAAAGCATTTCGGTTCCGTGAAAAAGCTAAAAGAAGCCAATGCGGAAGAACTACATGCGGCAGGCTTGCCAAAAAAGGTTGCAGAAGAATTAATCGATAAGTTGAAGGAATAA